Proteins encoded within one genomic window of Gigantopelta aegis isolate Gae_Host chromosome 2, Gae_host_genome, whole genome shotgun sequence:
- the LOC121378893 gene encoding uncharacterized protein LOC121378893 has translation MSAIRSSVRPKSSKQNWGTIIKPEFGLGYQRLTNYEIQQTVERLYKVKTEDGRTYDQPSKSMSEKEILQMLERLTKEKKDRIPDSDRRVTSSIYRDMGVVASYAWKGYN, from the exons ATGAGTGCGATCCGCTCGTCCGTGCGTCCCAAGAGTTCCAAACAGAACTGGGGGACGATCATCAAACCGGAGTTCGGACTCGGGTACCAGCGACTGACGAACTACGAGATACAACAGACCGTCGAGCGACTGTACAAGGTGAAAACAGAGGATGGAAGGACTTACGACCAGCCAAGCAAGTCCATGTCAGAGAAGGAGATCCTTCAGATG ttaGAGCGTCtgaccaaagaaaagaaagacagaaTTCCGGACAGCGACAGACGAGTAACGTCGTCCATATACCGCGACATGGGAGTTGTCGCGTCGTACGCCTGGAAAGGATACAACTAA